Below is a genomic region from Ruania alba.
CTCACGCCGAAGAACACCACGAATCCGTTCGCGCAGATCAGCGCCACGATCGACCATGGCGCGTCGAGCTCGGCGGTCTGTGTCCCGTCCGGATTCGTCACCAGGGTGGCGAACGAGAACGCGATCGCCATCATGCCCAGCGTCACCGCCATGCCGATCGAACCGGTCATCAGCATCGGCCGCCGGCCCACCTTGTCCACCAGGAGGATCGCCACGATCGTCACGACGATGTTCGTCACTGACGTGATCACCGTGATGGTCAGCGCGTTCGACTCGTCGAAGCCGACCGAGCGCCACAGCGTGGTGGAGTAGTAGAAGATCACGTTGATGCCGACGAACTGCTGGAAGACCGAGAGCAGGATCCCGACCCACACGATCGGCTTCAACCCGAACCGCTTGCCGCGCAGGTCGCTGAGCACCTGCAGGTGCTCCTCCTGCAGCGTGGCGCGGATCTCCTCGATGCGGAGGTTGACGTTCACCTCGCCGGTGAAGTCGTAGAGCACCTGGGACGCCTTGTCGATCTTCCCGCGGGCCACCAGGTACCGCGGTGACTCCGGCAGTCGCAACGCCATCAGACCGTAGACCGCGGCGGGGACGGCCTCCGCCATGAACATCCACCGCCAGGCCTCCCGACCCCACCACAGCTCGTTCGCCGAACCGCCGGCCGTGTTGGCGAGCATCGCATCGGAGAGCAGGGCGACGAAGATGCCGGTGACGATCGCGAGCTGCTGCAGCGAGCCGAGCCGTCCACGTACCCGGGCCGGGGACACTTCGGCGATGTAAGCGGGTGCGATCACCGAGGCGGCGCCCACACCGATTCCACCCACCACGCGCCAGACGATGAAGTCGACCACGCCGAAGGCAAGTCCGGAACCGATGGCCGAGGCAAAGAACAGCACCGCGGCTAGCACCATCGTCGGGACTCGCCCGAAGTGGTTGGCGACAGCGCCGGCGAACCACGCCCCGGCGGCGCAGCCGAGCAGCGCGGACGAGACCGCGAACCCCTTGAGCGCGGCGCCCAACTCGAAACCGGACGGCGCCTCCCCAGCCAAGGCATCCACGGCGCCATTGATGACGGCCGTATCGAAGCCGAACAGGAATCCGCCGAGTGCGGCGGCGATGCAGATCGCGATGACCCGACCGTTGAGCCGGTGAACTGCGGGTGACTCGCTCATGCGGTCCTGCCCTTCCGCTGCGCCGAGGGTGATGACTCAGCCGACGCTAGTACCGCGGCGCGGTCTTGTCCTGATGTCGAGGTGCGCTCGGGTCAGCCGGCGTCGGTGACACCCTCGTACAGCCCGATCGTGTTGCCGTCGGCATCGGTGAAGATCGCCCACCAGCTGGTCTCGCTGATCGGCTGCTTGTCCATCACCACGGTGCCGCCGAGCTCGGCCACCTTCGCGAGCGTCTCCTCGATCGAGTCGACCTCCACGTAGGAGCGAGGCTGGGTGAACCCTTCGCCGCGTGGGGCGAGTCCGCCGCCGCTGACCTGATTCGGTGCCCGCCACATCGGGTACCCCTCGAAGCCGGGAATCTCGGCGATCTCCCAGCCGAAGAGCCGGTGATAAAAGGCGATGGCCTGCTCGGTGTTGCTCACCGGGATGTCGATGTGGGTGATGTCTCCGTGCGGCATGGCTGCTCCTCGGTAGGTTCCGCCCTCCCGTGGCGCGGAGGGCCGGCATCGGTGCCGGTGCACCCGAGTCTGGCACCAGCCTCTGACAGCGGCTATCCCTGCGCCACGATCTCCACCTCGAACCCGCGCGCGTCCTCCAGGTAGGCGGCGTAGTGCTCGTCGCCACCGGCCCACGGGTGCCGGTGGGCAAACATCAAGGTCCACCCGTGGTGACCGGCGGCCACGGTGAGCGCCTCCACCTCGGCGCGCGTGCCGCCGTCGAAGGCCAGGTGGTTCAGTCCCGGCTGACGGCGCTCCGCCCGTGCCCCGATCACGTCCGGACCGTGCTCCAGCACCAGATAGGTCGCCCCGAGCGACCAGGACGATCCCTCCGGCCATCGGGACGTACAGACGTATCCGAGTTCGGTGAGCAACCAGATCCAGCTGTGCGTGGCGGCCTCGTCGGGCAGCCAGATCTCCAGGTGGTGCACGGTGCCGCGAGTCATTGATGTCCCCATCTTGTATCAACAACTTGACACAAAATGTGTCCGTTGCCATCTTTGTGTCACATCAACGGTACAAGAAAGGGAGATCATCATGACCGGGATCGTCTGGCTGTTCCTGGCGTTCGTGCTCATCGCCGCCGTGGCGCTGTTCGTCGTGATCGCCGTGTTCAGCCGGGGCACCACACCTCGTGCCGATCACGACGGCGTCCGTCGCGTCCGCAACGTCATCTTGATGGCCCGGGTGGCCGCCGCTGTGCTGGCCGTGCGTGTGGTGATGGACGTGTCCGGTCTCGGGCTGCACGGCCAGGGCCTGGCCCTGGCGCCGGTCGTCGTGGCGATCGTCTGGGTACTCGGCGGGATCGCCGCGGAGATGGTCACCCGATCGGCACTTCGTGACGGTGGGGCCGCCCTGGAGGTGCGCAGTCTGCGACGCTATGTGCCGCGCCGCGGCACGGTGCTGCTCGGACTGAGCGTCGCCCTCCTCGTGACGGCCGCCACGATCACCACGCTGATGGCCGACTCCGGCGGACGTTCGCTGAGCTACTCCTGCGGGACGAACTGCTGGGCCGACCGGTCGCCGTGGCCCGGTGAGTTCTATACCGCACCGCTCGCCGTTGCCTTCGTCGTGCTGCTCGCGCTGGTCACCACCAACATCTGGCTCGCCGTGTCCAGGCCGCGCGGCCGTCTCGACGATGCCGATGCTGCTGCCGACGATGCCACCCGGACCGCAGCGGTGGCCGCCGCGCTGGCGGTGGTGGCGCTCGCCACCGCCGCGACGGCGGCAGGACTGGCGATCTTCGGTCTCCTCCCGGCGGCCTTCGATCCGGACGGACTGGTGCTGGCCCGGCTCACCCTCGCACTCACCCTTGCAGCGGTCGCAGTGGCTGCTGCCAGCTCGGCCGCGTTGTTGGTGACAGCATTCTCGCCGCGACCGTCGCGCACCCCATCGGAGGACTGAGCCGTGCAGGTGCACATCGATGACGGCGACCCGACCCCGCCGTACGAGCAGCTGCGCCGGCAGCTGCTCGCCCTGATGCAGGCCGGTGCTCTGCCGGCGGGAGTCCGCCTCCCGCCGATCCGGCAGCTCGCCGCGGACCTCGGAGTGGCCGCCGGTACGGTCGCCCGCGCCTATCGCGAGCTGGAGGACGCGGGGTGGGTGGTCTCCCGCCGTGGTGGCGGCACTCGGGTGGCGGACGGTGCCCCTGCGTCGGCGGTAGCTCCGGGGGTCGATCTCTCTGACGTGACCGCGGCCGTGCGGCGGGCGCGAGCCGGTGGAGCCAGCGCTGCGCAGATTCGCGCGACCGTGGACCTGGCGCTCGACGCTGCGCCGGAGTGAAACCAGCGAGCGCGGCAGCCCGAGCTGTGGTGAGCCGACCGCCAGGGGTGCGTACCGCCGTCGGGGGTGGATGCGACGATGAGGTGACCGGAGAGACGGAGAACCATGACCGAGACCACCCCAGCGCTGCAGGCGCTGGAACAGACCGACCTGCACTACGAGGTGACCCGGCACGGCCCGGTCTCCTCACTGGAGGAGGCCGCCGCCGCTCGCGGACTCGAACCGGATCGCCTGATCAAGACGATGGTGGTACGCCGCGGCACGGGGGACTACCTGTTCGTCCTCGTTCCGGGGAGCCGGTCGATCTCCTGGCCCAAACTGCGCGCGCTGCTCGGCGTGAACCGGCTCTCGATGCCGGACGCGGAGAAGGCGAAGGAGGTCACCGGCTACGCACGCGGCACCATCACCCCGTTCGGCGCCACCACCGCGTGGCCGGTCGTGGCCGACTCACGCCTCGCCGGGCAGCGCGTCTCGATCGGCGGGGGAGGGCACGGTTTCGGCGTCACGCTCGCCGGGGACGACCTGCTCGCCCACCTGGACGCCACCGTGGCCGACGTGACCGAGAGTGCCTGACGGACCGGACCGGGAGATCCGGCCGCACCCGCGCACCGGGGTGCCCTACCGTTCCCCGGTGCCGCCCGGGACCGGGTGGCCGGAGGATCCGGCGCGACCGGGCACCACCCGTGCCAAGGATCGGGAACAAGTGGCGCGCCTTGCTGCCTCGTCCCGGTCGCTGGAGGTGCTGGACGCCCGCTCCAGTGTCTGCCGTGCCTGCCCCCGCCTCGTGGCATGGCGCGAAGAGGTGGCGACCACCCGCCGTCGGGCCTTCGACGGCGAACCGTACTGGGGGCGCCCAGCCCCTGGCTTCGGAGACCCGGGCGCGCACCTGTTGATCGTCGGGCTGGCCCCGGCAGCGCACGGGGCGAACCGCACCGGGCGTGTATTCACCGGGGACCGCTCCGGGGACTGGATCTTCGCTGCGCTGCACCGTGCCGGCTATGCGAACCAGGCGGGCAGCATCGACGCCGCAGACGGGATGCACCTCGACGGCGCCCGGATCGTGGCGGCGGTGCGGTGCGCTCCGCCAGACAACGCACCCACCCCGGAGGAGAAGCGCACCTGCGCACCCTGGCTGGACCGTGAGATCGAGCTGCTCGCACCGCGCCTGACGGCGATCCTCACCCTGGGCGGGATCGGCTGGCAGGCCACGTTCGCGGCCCTGCGCCGCCTCGGCTGGCAGGTGCCTCGCCCGCTCCCGTCGTTCGGGCACGGCGTGCAGGTAC
It encodes:
- a CDS encoding sugar porter family MFS transporter, encoding MSESPAVHRLNGRVIAICIAAALGGFLFGFDTAVINGAVDALAGEAPSGFELGAALKGFAVSSALLGCAAGAWFAGAVANHFGRVPTMVLAAVLFFASAIGSGLAFGVVDFIVWRVVGGIGVGAASVIAPAYIAEVSPARVRGRLGSLQQLAIVTGIFVALLSDAMLANTAGGSANELWWGREAWRWMFMAEAVPAAVYGLMALRLPESPRYLVARGKIDKASQVLYDFTGEVNVNLRIEEIRATLQEEHLQVLSDLRGKRFGLKPIVWVGILLSVFQQFVGINVIFYYSTTLWRSVGFDESNALTITVITSVTNIVVTIVAILLVDKVGRRPMLMTGSIGMAVTLGMMAIAFSFATLVTNPDGTQTAELDAPWSIVALICANGFVVFFGVSWGPLVWVLLGEMFPNSIRAWALSVAAAAQWIANFFISTTFPAFAEIGLPFAYGFYAFFALLSFFFVLTKVPETKGRELEDMSDSPVVERRRRARPTS
- a CDS encoding VOC family protein, which codes for MPHGDITHIDIPVSNTEQAIAFYHRLFGWEIAEIPGFEGYPMWRAPNQVSGGGLAPRGEGFTQPRSYVEVDSIEETLAKVAELGGTVVMDKQPISETSWWAIFTDADGNTIGLYEGVTDAG
- a CDS encoding glyoxalase — protein: MTRGTVHHLEIWLPDEAATHSWIWLLTELGYVCTSRWPEGSSWSLGATYLVLEHGPDVIGARAERRQPGLNHLAFDGGTRAEVEALTVAAGHHGWTLMFAHRHPWAGGDEHYAAYLEDARGFEVEIVAQG
- a CDS encoding GntR family transcriptional regulator → MQVHIDDGDPTPPYEQLRRQLLALMQAGALPAGVRLPPIRQLAADLGVAAGTVARAYRELEDAGWVVSRRGGGTRVADGAPASAVAPGVDLSDVTAAVRRARAGGASAAQIRATVDLALDAAPE
- a CDS encoding aminoacyl-tRNA deacylase, which codes for MTETTPALQALEQTDLHYEVTRHGPVSSLEEAAAARGLEPDRLIKTMVVRRGTGDYLFVLVPGSRSISWPKLRALLGVNRLSMPDAEKAKEVTGYARGTITPFGATTAWPVVADSRLAGQRVSIGGGGHGFGVTLAGDDLLAHLDATVADVTESA
- a CDS encoding uracil-DNA glycosylase, coding for MPDGPDREIRPHPRTGVPYRSPVPPGTGWPEDPARPGTTRAKDREQVARLAASSRSLEVLDARSSVCRACPRLVAWREEVATTRRRAFDGEPYWGRPAPGFGDPGAHLLIVGLAPAAHGANRTGRVFTGDRSGDWIFAALHRAGYANQAGSIDAADGMHLDGARIVAAVRCAPPDNAPTPEEKRTCAPWLDREIELLAPRLTAILTLGGIGWQATFAALRRLGWQVPRPLPSFGHGVQVPVTRPDGRGVAVIGSYHVSQQNTFTGRLTETMLDDVLRQCRHGS